In Dyadobacter sp. NIV53, a single window of DNA contains:
- a CDS encoding response regulator — protein MEYYLNPSGNNTASLVLGLKERSDKLMNYFLIGYFLMGLVFASFYDTWLIAFGVGGLSLLAYYSAKIVLPSSDLYQYVLSVVLAIFMAQYIYQMHGLFEMHFYAFIGSAVLITYQKWKLQIPMMIVVLVHHAVFGYLQNSGFTQIYFTRLDYFDMVTFGIHIFLAAVIFVISGLWAYMMQKYSDIHIQQMIKMADLENEAQLSHERKISEENLKQANTLLQASNVELEKSREEAEKANQAKSIFLATMSHEIRTPMNGVIGMAALLQETSLSEEQRMFTDTIATCGDALINVLNDILDFSKIESGKLDMETEDFNLRQCVEDVLDIFGAGATKLGIDLVYDIDEQVPLQIVGDSLRLRQVLINLVGNALKFTQQGEVCIFINLHKKDQQEELNLMFAVKDTGIGIAEDKLASLFKAFSQVDSSTTRKYGGTGLGLAISEKLVRLMGGEFHVASEPQVGSTFSFTINTRKGTKLLEPYIQYDMAAHQGKQILVVDDNATNLAILKRQFESWNLQPIMADNGVDALQLLQENPAIKLVLTDMQMPQMDGLMLAKSIKQSFPNLPIVLLSSIGKEFVGDQYGLFASVLNKPARQHVIGKHILNALQKQIPSGSEAFVQKKLFTDFYQKHPFRLLVAEDNKMNQRVILNILRKLGYEPDIVNNGQEALEAANQKEYGLIFMDLQMPVMDGLEATRLIRQTIVKQPVIIALTANMMGDTEKDCLEAGMDDYLGKPIRIQELMNKLQNWYNKIFLPLE, from the coding sequence ATGGAGTATTATCTCAATCCATCCGGTAATAACACCGCTTCACTTGTCTTAGGGCTAAAAGAAAGATCGGACAAGCTTATGAATTATTTCCTGATAGGATACTTCCTGATGGGGCTTGTTTTTGCGTCCTTTTATGATACCTGGCTTATTGCTTTTGGTGTAGGCGGGCTTTCCTTGCTGGCCTATTACTCAGCCAAGATCGTACTGCCCTCATCGGATCTTTACCAGTATGTCCTGAGTGTGGTTCTGGCAATTTTCATGGCTCAGTATATCTACCAGATGCACGGACTCTTTGAAATGCACTTTTACGCTTTTATTGGAAGTGCCGTACTAATAACTTATCAAAAATGGAAACTGCAGATTCCCATGATGATCGTTGTATTGGTTCATCATGCCGTTTTCGGTTACCTGCAAAACTCGGGTTTTACTCAAATTTATTTCACCAGGCTGGACTATTTTGATATGGTTACTTTTGGAATCCATATCTTTCTGGCAGCAGTCATCTTCGTGATAAGTGGCTTATGGGCTTATATGATGCAAAAATACAGTGATATTCATATTCAGCAGATGATTAAGATGGCTGATCTTGAAAACGAAGCCCAGCTTTCGCATGAACGGAAAATCAGTGAAGAAAATTTGAAACAGGCCAATACGCTCCTGCAGGCGTCCAACGTTGAGCTTGAAAAATCCCGGGAGGAAGCTGAGAAGGCGAATCAGGCAAAAAGTATATTCCTGGCCACTATGAGCCATGAGATCCGGACGCCTATGAATGGGGTTATCGGAATGGCTGCCCTGTTACAGGAAACGTCGCTTTCTGAGGAGCAGCGTATGTTTACCGATACTATTGCAACATGTGGTGATGCATTGATCAATGTGCTGAACGATATCCTTGATTTTTCGAAAATTGAATCGGGTAAACTCGACATGGAGACCGAAGATTTCAACCTGCGTCAGTGTGTGGAGGATGTTCTGGACATTTTTGGGGCCGGGGCGACAAAACTTGGAATTGACCTGGTATATGATATTGACGAGCAGGTGCCTTTACAAATCGTTGGAGATTCATTACGCCTCAGGCAGGTACTTATCAATCTTGTTGGCAATGCACTTAAGTTTACGCAGCAAGGGGAAGTTTGCATTTTTATCAATTTGCATAAAAAAGATCAACAGGAAGAATTGAATCTGATGTTTGCGGTAAAAGATACCGGTATTGGTATAGCGGAAGATAAACTGGCAAGTCTCTTTAAAGCATTTTCACAGGTAGATTCCTCAACCACGCGTAAATATGGCGGAACAGGGCTGGGACTTGCGATTTCCGAAAAGTTGGTACGTTTAATGGGTGGAGAATTCCATGTGGCCAGCGAACCGCAAGTAGGCTCTACTTTTTCATTTACCATAAATACCCGGAAAGGTACCAAACTTTTAGAGCCTTATATTCAGTATGATATGGCGGCACATCAGGGAAAACAAATCCTTGTAGTGGATGATAATGCAACAAACCTGGCAATTTTAAAACGGCAGTTTGAGTCCTGGAACCTGCAACCGATAATGGCTGATAATGGGGTGGATGCACTACAATTATTACAGGAAAATCCGGCCATTAAGCTGGTACTCACAGACATGCAGATGCCACAAATGGATGGATTGATGCTCGCAAAAAGTATAAAACAGTCGTTTCCTAACCTTCCTATTGTCCTGCTCAGTTCTATCGGCAAGGAGTTTGTTGGGGATCAATACGGTCTTTTTGCTTCTGTTCTTAACAAACCAGCCAGACAGCATGTTATAGGTAAACATATTCTTAACGCACTTCAGAAACAAATACCGAGCGGTTCCGAAGCTTTTGTGCAAAAGAAATTATTCACGGATTTTTATCAAAAACACCCATTCAGGTTGCTGGTAGCCGAGGACAACAAAATGAATCAGCGGGTGATTTTGAATATCCTGCGTAAACTTGGATACGAACCTGATATAGTCAACAACGGGCAGGAGGCACTTGAAGCTGCAAATCAAAAAGAATATGGTCTTATCTTCATGGATCTGCAAATGCCGGTTATGGATGGTCTGGAAGCTACACGGCTTATCAGGCAAACCATCGTCAAACAGCCGGTTATCATTGCCCTGACAGCCAACATGATGGGGGATACGGAGAAGGATTGTCTTGAGGCTGGTATGGACGATTATCTGGGGAAACCAATCAGAATACAGGAGTTGATGAACAAGCTGCAAAATTGGTACAACAAGATCTTCCTGCCTCTTGAATAA
- a CDS encoding redoxin domain-containing protein translates to MLRKWILSLWLLVLLFGAISLFWYNDWVYQLPTPVPKNYIPVSIGHVIDFHGLSGYEKEKPVFIHFFNPDCPCSRFNIKHFQSLVRQYRSEVTFVVVVMSKKSYTAEAIRNKFGTNLKVLFDQDIAGYCGVYSTPQAVILNPDRKLYYRGNYNRSRYCTDEKTNFAKIALTGLLSNKSGNILDPLNSKSYGCSLPYCKN, encoded by the coding sequence ATGTTAAGAAAATGGATTCTAAGCCTGTGGCTTTTAGTTCTGTTATTTGGGGCAATATCACTCTTCTGGTATAATGACTGGGTTTATCAATTGCCTACGCCTGTCCCGAAAAATTATATACCAGTCTCCATTGGGCATGTTATTGATTTTCATGGGCTTTCAGGCTATGAAAAGGAAAAGCCTGTTTTTATCCATTTTTTCAATCCGGATTGTCCGTGTTCCCGTTTTAATATCAAACATTTTCAATCACTTGTCCGGCAATACAGGAGTGAAGTCACTTTTGTAGTAGTTGTGATGAGTAAGAAGAGTTACACTGCTGAGGCGATTCGAAACAAATTTGGTACAAACCTGAAAGTTTTATTTGACCAGGATATCGCAGGATACTGCGGAGTATATTCCACGCCGCAGGCAGTGATCCTTAATCCTGACCGGAAGTTATATTACAGGGGCAACTATAACCGCAGCCGCTATTGTACAGATGAGAAAACCAATTTTGCCAAGATTGCACTGACAGGCCTTTTGAGTAATAAATCTGGTAACATATTGGATCCCCTGAATTCAAAATCTTATGGCTGTAGCCTGCCTTATTGTAAAAATTAA
- a CDS encoding Gfo/Idh/MocA family protein: MEIKGTTSEKSTASRRDFVKAAGITAAGFMIVPRHVLGGKGFIAPSDRLTVAGVGVGGKGTSDLSHFFKSGKADIAYLCDVDDRRATTSITNFPKAKYYKDFREMFDKESKNFDAVSVSTPDHTHAVVAMAAMQLGKHVYLQKPMTHDIYEARKLTEAAAKYKVVTQMGNQGSSGDGVRTLHEWYDAGIIGDVDTVYIWTNRPIWPQGIPWPTDKPPVPKELDWDLWLGTAPKKDYVENLIPGSWRGWWDYGTGALGDLGCHLMEAPFRVLGLKYATDMQASVGSVFTAFGKRGIFPDSCPPSSHATLTFPKTPKTKGPVTMHWMDGGIKPERPEELGPNELFGDGNSGILFVGSKGKMMASEYAADPRLLPLSKMQEVKVKQKFARVPGSADGHYAQWVEGCIAGYGKMELSSPFDLAGPLTEAILGANLAIRGADMPKAREDGKGFTYPGSNMKMLWDAQNMKVTNFDEVNQFVRRNYRDGWSLGV, from the coding sequence ATGGAAATAAAAGGTACAACAAGTGAAAAGTCGACTGCTTCCCGGAGAGACTTTGTTAAAGCGGCGGGCATAACTGCAGCTGGTTTTATGATTGTCCCGCGGCATGTATTGGGCGGAAAAGGCTTTATAGCGCCAAGTGACAGGCTGACCGTTGCCGGTGTTGGGGTCGGTGGCAAAGGAACGTCCGATCTTTCTCATTTTTTTAAAAGCGGCAAAGCAGACATTGCTTACTTATGCGATGTCGACGATCGCCGTGCTACGACCAGCATTACCAATTTCCCCAAAGCCAAATATTATAAGGACTTCCGGGAAATGTTCGACAAGGAATCAAAGAACTTTGATGCCGTTTCAGTTTCCACGCCTGATCATACCCATGCGGTGGTAGCCATGGCGGCGATGCAGCTCGGAAAGCACGTCTATCTGCAAAAACCGATGACGCACGACATTTACGAAGCCAGAAAACTGACGGAAGCAGCAGCGAAATATAAAGTGGTGACCCAAATGGGAAACCAGGGTTCATCAGGTGACGGCGTGCGAACATTGCATGAATGGTATGATGCCGGCATAATAGGTGACGTGGATACGGTTTATATCTGGACCAACCGGCCGATCTGGCCACAAGGCATACCCTGGCCAACCGATAAACCACCAGTTCCGAAAGAACTTGACTGGGATTTATGGCTGGGTACCGCGCCGAAAAAAGACTATGTAGAAAACCTGATCCCGGGAAGCTGGAGAGGATGGTGGGACTACGGAACCGGCGCACTGGGTGACCTGGGATGCCACCTGATGGAAGCTCCGTTCCGGGTGCTTGGACTGAAATATGCAACGGATATGCAGGCAAGTGTAGGAAGTGTTTTTACGGCATTTGGCAAAAGAGGTATTTTTCCTGACAGCTGCCCGCCGTCGAGCCACGCGACACTTACTTTTCCGAAAACACCAAAAACAAAAGGGCCTGTAACCATGCACTGGATGGACGGCGGTATCAAACCGGAGCGTCCGGAAGAACTTGGCCCGAACGAATTGTTCGGAGACGGAAACAGCGGTATTTTGTTTGTAGGTTCAAAAGGCAAGATGATGGCCAGCGAATACGCAGCCGATCCGCGCTTGCTTCCGCTAAGCAAAATGCAGGAAGTAAAAGTGAAACAGAAATTTGCCCGCGTACCTGGAAGCGCTGATGGCCACTATGCACAATGGGTGGAAGGCTGTATCGCGGGTTATGGTAAAATGGAACTGAGCTCGCCATTCGACCTGGCCGGCCCGTTGACCGAAGCGATCCTGGGAGCAAACCTGGCAATCCGTGGTGCAGACATGCCAAAGGCGAGAGAAGATGGAAAAGGCTTCACTTATCCGGGAAGTAATATGAAGATGCTTTGGGATGCACAAAATATGAAAGTAACCAACTTCGATGAAGTAAACCAGTTTGTTCGCCGCAATTACCGCGATGGCTGGAGCCTGGGAGTTTAA